From the genome of Fundulus heteroclitus isolate FHET01 chromosome 9, MU-UCD_Fhet_4.1, whole genome shotgun sequence, one region includes:
- the LOC105928657 gene encoding serine/arginine-rich splicing factor 11 isoform X2, which translates to MSFTTHVVQVTNVSPSTTSEQMRTLFGFLGTIEELKLFPPDDSPLPVTSRVCFVKFNEPESVGVSQHLTNTVFVDRALIVVPFAEGVIPDESKAMSLLAPANAVAGMMPGGGLLPTPNPLMTLSKWKGNISMGANPFGGLGGPSMDQMAAMGFTGPSMNAQAFSADFLKFMQSIDPKLNPLAAGLNLTPGLKVDSSNKEIEEAMKRVREAQSLISAAIEPGSKKDKRKHSRSRSRSRRKRSRSRSKHRRSKSRSRRTSHSRSRRRSKSPKRTTTHSRDRIRRSRSRDRRKEEKSKKRSKTPPKSYSSTRRSGSITRCSPSRSPRKRLSRSPYPGRHKKEKKKDKEREKIRDRDRRVERNHTRDGRERSTSKKKKNKDKERERERKSDSEKGDVRVTRDYDEEEQGYGSNKGEEEEERRSESDSASSPKDAEEAERDERRASKRSKLNGDDRHQEDMEMSD; encoded by the exons ATGAGCTTCACCACTCACGTCGTACAGGTGACCAACGTCTCCCCGAGCACGACGTCCGAGCAAATGAGGACGCTGTTCGGGTTCCTCGGAACCATAGAGGAGCTCAAGCTGTTTCCGCCTGA CGACTCTCCCTTGCCTGTGACTTCCCGTGTCTGTTTTGTAAAATTCAATGAGCCCGAGTCTGTCGGCGTGTCCCAGCACCTGACCAACACCGTCTTCGTGGACCGGGCCCTGATCGTGGTCCCCTTCGCTGAAG GAGTCATTCCTGATGAATCTAAGGCGATGTCGCTGCTGGCTCCAGCCAACGCCGTGGCAGGAATGATGCCAGGAGGAGGTCTGCTTCCCACGCCTAATCCTCTGATGACG ttGTCGAAATGGAAGGGAAATATATCG ATGGGGGCAAACCCATTTGGAGGGCTCGGGGGTCCCAGCATGGACCAGATGGCAGCTATGGGATTCACGGGGCCCAGCATGAACGCCCAG GCTTTTTCTGCAGATTTCCTCAAGTTTATGCAGTCTATTGACCCAAA ACTCAATCCACTGGCGGCTGGATTAAACCTGACCCCGGGTCTGAAGGTGGATTCATCCAACAAGGAGATCGAAGAGGCCATGAAGAGAGTCCGAGAGGCCCAGTCTCTGATTTCTGCTGCCATCGAACCTGGAA GTAAGAAAGATAAGCGCAAGCATTCCCGATCCCGTTCGAGGTCGCGCCGCAAGCGGTCCAGGTCTCGGTCGAAACACAG ACGTTCAAAGAGCAGGTCTAGGCGAACTTCTCATTCAAGGAGTAGGAGGAGGTCCAAGAGCCCGAAAAGGACGACGACTCACTCCCGGGACAGAATCCGTCGCAGCAGATCCAG ggacaggagaaaagaagaaaagtccAAGAAACGATCCAAGACGCCTCCCAAAAGCTACAGCAGTACCAGGAGGTCTGGCAGCATTACCCG GTGCAGTCCTTCCCGGTCCCCGAGGAAAAGGCTCTCCAGGTCTCCGTACCCGGGGCG ccacaagaaagaaaagaagaaggacAAGGAGCGCGAGAAGATCCGCGACAGGGACAGGAGGGTGGAGCGGAACCACACCAGAGACGGACGAGAGCGTTCCACCagcaagaaaaagaagaacaaggACAAGGAACGAGAGCGGGAGCGCAAATCCGACAGCGAGAAAGGAGACGTGAGA gtcACACGGGACTACGACGAAGAGGAGCAAGGCTACGGCAGCAATaagggagaagaggaggaagagcggCGGAGCGAGTCGGATTCTGCGTCGTCTCCCAAAGATGCGGAGGAGGCGGAGAGAGACGAGCGGCGGGCCTCCAAAAGATCCAAGCTAAACGGAGACGACCGGCATCAGGAGGACATGGAGATGAGCGACTGA
- the LOC105928657 gene encoding serine/arginine-rich splicing factor 11 isoform X3 yields MSFTTHVVQVTNVSPSTTSEQMRTLFGFLGTIEELKLFPPDDSPLPVTSRVCFVKFNEPESVGVSQHLTNTVFVDRALIVVPFAEGVIPDESKAMSLLAPANAVAGMMPGGGLLPTPNPLMTMGANPFGGLGGPSMDQMAAMGFTGPSMNAQAFSADFLKFMQSIDPKLNPLAAGLNLTPGLKVDSSNKEIEEAMKRVREAQSLISAAIEPGSKKDKRKHSRSRSRSRRKRSRSRSKHRRSKSRSRRTSHSRSRRRSKSPKRTTTHSRDRIRRSRSRDRRKEEKSKKRSKTPPKSYSSTRRSGSITRRCSPSRSPRKRLSRSPYPGRHKKEKKKDKEREKIRDRDRRVERNHTRDGRERSTSKKKKNKDKERERERKSDSEKGDVRVTRDYDEEEQGYGSNKGEEEEERRSESDSASSPKDAEEAERDERRASKRSKLNGDDRHQEDMEMSD; encoded by the exons ATGAGCTTCACCACTCACGTCGTACAGGTGACCAACGTCTCCCCGAGCACGACGTCCGAGCAAATGAGGACGCTGTTCGGGTTCCTCGGAACCATAGAGGAGCTCAAGCTGTTTCCGCCTGA CGACTCTCCCTTGCCTGTGACTTCCCGTGTCTGTTTTGTAAAATTCAATGAGCCCGAGTCTGTCGGCGTGTCCCAGCACCTGACCAACACCGTCTTCGTGGACCGGGCCCTGATCGTGGTCCCCTTCGCTGAAG GAGTCATTCCTGATGAATCTAAGGCGATGTCGCTGCTGGCTCCAGCCAACGCCGTGGCAGGAATGATGCCAGGAGGAGGTCTGCTTCCCACGCCTAATCCTCTGATGACG ATGGGGGCAAACCCATTTGGAGGGCTCGGGGGTCCCAGCATGGACCAGATGGCAGCTATGGGATTCACGGGGCCCAGCATGAACGCCCAG GCTTTTTCTGCAGATTTCCTCAAGTTTATGCAGTCTATTGACCCAAA ACTCAATCCACTGGCGGCTGGATTAAACCTGACCCCGGGTCTGAAGGTGGATTCATCCAACAAGGAGATCGAAGAGGCCATGAAGAGAGTCCGAGAGGCCCAGTCTCTGATTTCTGCTGCCATCGAACCTGGAA GTAAGAAAGATAAGCGCAAGCATTCCCGATCCCGTTCGAGGTCGCGCCGCAAGCGGTCCAGGTCTCGGTCGAAACACAG ACGTTCAAAGAGCAGGTCTAGGCGAACTTCTCATTCAAGGAGTAGGAGGAGGTCCAAGAGCCCGAAAAGGACGACGACTCACTCCCGGGACAGAATCCGTCGCAGCAGATCCAG ggacaggagaaaagaagaaaagtccAAGAAACGATCCAAGACGCCTCCCAAAAGCTACAGCAGTACCAGGAGGTCTGGCAGCATTACCCG CAGGTGCAGTCCTTCCCGGTCCCCGAGGAAAAGGCTCTCCAGGTCTCCGTACCCGGGGCG ccacaagaaagaaaagaagaaggacAAGGAGCGCGAGAAGATCCGCGACAGGGACAGGAGGGTGGAGCGGAACCACACCAGAGACGGACGAGAGCGTTCCACCagcaagaaaaagaagaacaaggACAAGGAACGAGAGCGGGAGCGCAAATCCGACAGCGAGAAAGGAGACGTGAGA gtcACACGGGACTACGACGAAGAGGAGCAAGGCTACGGCAGCAATaagggagaagaggaggaagagcggCGGAGCGAGTCGGATTCTGCGTCGTCTCCCAAAGATGCGGAGGAGGCGGAGAGAGACGAGCGGCGGGCCTCCAAAAGATCCAAGCTAAACGGAGACGACCGGCATCAGGAGGACATGGAGATGAGCGACTGA
- the LOC105928657 gene encoding serine/arginine-rich splicing factor 11 isoform X4, whose product MSLLAPANAVAGMMPGGGLLPTPNPLMTLSKWKGNISMGANPFGGLGGPSMDQMAAMGFTGPSMNAQAFSADFLKFMQSIDPKLNPLAAGLNLTPGLKVDSSNKEIEEAMKRVREAQSLISAAIEPGSKKDKRKHSRSRSRSRRKRSRSRSKHRRSKSRSRRTSHSRSRRRSKSPKRTTTHSRDRIRRSRSRDRRKEEKSKKRSKTPPKSYSSTRRSGSITRRCSPSRSPRKRLSRSPYPGRHKKEKKKDKEREKIRDRDRRVERNHTRDGRERSTSKKKKNKDKERERERKSDSEKGDVRVTRDYDEEEQGYGSNKGEEEEERRSESDSASSPKDAEEAERDERRASKRSKLNGDDRHQEDMEMSD is encoded by the exons ATGTCGCTGCTGGCTCCAGCCAACGCCGTGGCAGGAATGATGCCAGGAGGAGGTCTGCTTCCCACGCCTAATCCTCTGATGACG ttGTCGAAATGGAAGGGAAATATATCG ATGGGGGCAAACCCATTTGGAGGGCTCGGGGGTCCCAGCATGGACCAGATGGCAGCTATGGGATTCACGGGGCCCAGCATGAACGCCCAG GCTTTTTCTGCAGATTTCCTCAAGTTTATGCAGTCTATTGACCCAAA ACTCAATCCACTGGCGGCTGGATTAAACCTGACCCCGGGTCTGAAGGTGGATTCATCCAACAAGGAGATCGAAGAGGCCATGAAGAGAGTCCGAGAGGCCCAGTCTCTGATTTCTGCTGCCATCGAACCTGGAA GTAAGAAAGATAAGCGCAAGCATTCCCGATCCCGTTCGAGGTCGCGCCGCAAGCGGTCCAGGTCTCGGTCGAAACACAG ACGTTCAAAGAGCAGGTCTAGGCGAACTTCTCATTCAAGGAGTAGGAGGAGGTCCAAGAGCCCGAAAAGGACGACGACTCACTCCCGGGACAGAATCCGTCGCAGCAGATCCAG ggacaggagaaaagaagaaaagtccAAGAAACGATCCAAGACGCCTCCCAAAAGCTACAGCAGTACCAGGAGGTCTGGCAGCATTACCCG CAGGTGCAGTCCTTCCCGGTCCCCGAGGAAAAGGCTCTCCAGGTCTCCGTACCCGGGGCG ccacaagaaagaaaagaagaaggacAAGGAGCGCGAGAAGATCCGCGACAGGGACAGGAGGGTGGAGCGGAACCACACCAGAGACGGACGAGAGCGTTCCACCagcaagaaaaagaagaacaaggACAAGGAACGAGAGCGGGAGCGCAAATCCGACAGCGAGAAAGGAGACGTGAGA gtcACACGGGACTACGACGAAGAGGAGCAAGGCTACGGCAGCAATaagggagaagaggaggaagagcggCGGAGCGAGTCGGATTCTGCGTCGTCTCCCAAAGATGCGGAGGAGGCGGAGAGAGACGAGCGGCGGGCCTCCAAAAGATCCAAGCTAAACGGAGACGACCGGCATCAGGAGGACATGGAGATGAGCGACTGA
- the LOC105928657 gene encoding serine/arginine-rich splicing factor 11 isoform X5: MSLLAPANAVAGMMPGGGLLPTPNPLMTMGANPFGGLGGPSMDQMAAMGFTGPSMNAQAFSADFLKFMQSIDPKLNPLAAGLNLTPGLKVDSSNKEIEEAMKRVREAQSLISAAIEPGSKKDKRKHSRSRSRSRRKRSRSRSKHRRSKSRSRRTSHSRSRRRSKSPKRTTTHSRDRIRRSRSRDRRKEEKSKKRSKTPPKSYSSTRRSGSITRRCSPSRSPRKRLSRSPYPGRHKKEKKKDKEREKIRDRDRRVERNHTRDGRERSTSKKKKNKDKERERERKSDSEKGDVRVTRDYDEEEQGYGSNKGEEEEERRSESDSASSPKDAEEAERDERRASKRSKLNGDDRHQEDMEMSD; the protein is encoded by the exons ATGTCGCTGCTGGCTCCAGCCAACGCCGTGGCAGGAATGATGCCAGGAGGAGGTCTGCTTCCCACGCCTAATCCTCTGATGACG ATGGGGGCAAACCCATTTGGAGGGCTCGGGGGTCCCAGCATGGACCAGATGGCAGCTATGGGATTCACGGGGCCCAGCATGAACGCCCAG GCTTTTTCTGCAGATTTCCTCAAGTTTATGCAGTCTATTGACCCAAA ACTCAATCCACTGGCGGCTGGATTAAACCTGACCCCGGGTCTGAAGGTGGATTCATCCAACAAGGAGATCGAAGAGGCCATGAAGAGAGTCCGAGAGGCCCAGTCTCTGATTTCTGCTGCCATCGAACCTGGAA GTAAGAAAGATAAGCGCAAGCATTCCCGATCCCGTTCGAGGTCGCGCCGCAAGCGGTCCAGGTCTCGGTCGAAACACAG ACGTTCAAAGAGCAGGTCTAGGCGAACTTCTCATTCAAGGAGTAGGAGGAGGTCCAAGAGCCCGAAAAGGACGACGACTCACTCCCGGGACAGAATCCGTCGCAGCAGATCCAG ggacaggagaaaagaagaaaagtccAAGAAACGATCCAAGACGCCTCCCAAAAGCTACAGCAGTACCAGGAGGTCTGGCAGCATTACCCG CAGGTGCAGTCCTTCCCGGTCCCCGAGGAAAAGGCTCTCCAGGTCTCCGTACCCGGGGCG ccacaagaaagaaaagaagaaggacAAGGAGCGCGAGAAGATCCGCGACAGGGACAGGAGGGTGGAGCGGAACCACACCAGAGACGGACGAGAGCGTTCCACCagcaagaaaaagaagaacaaggACAAGGAACGAGAGCGGGAGCGCAAATCCGACAGCGAGAAAGGAGACGTGAGA gtcACACGGGACTACGACGAAGAGGAGCAAGGCTACGGCAGCAATaagggagaagaggaggaagagcggCGGAGCGAGTCGGATTCTGCGTCGTCTCCCAAAGATGCGGAGGAGGCGGAGAGAGACGAGCGGCGGGCCTCCAAAAGATCCAAGCTAAACGGAGACGACCGGCATCAGGAGGACATGGAGATGAGCGACTGA
- the LOC105928657 gene encoding serine/arginine-rich splicing factor 11 isoform X1: MSFTTHVVQVTNVSPSTTSEQMRTLFGFLGTIEELKLFPPDDSPLPVTSRVCFVKFNEPESVGVSQHLTNTVFVDRALIVVPFAEGVIPDESKAMSLLAPANAVAGMMPGGGLLPTPNPLMTLSKWKGNISMGANPFGGLGGPSMDQMAAMGFTGPSMNAQAFSADFLKFMQSIDPKLNPLAAGLNLTPGLKVDSSNKEIEEAMKRVREAQSLISAAIEPGSKKDKRKHSRSRSRSRRKRSRSRSKHRRSKSRSRRTSHSRSRRRSKSPKRTTTHSRDRIRRSRSRDRRKEEKSKKRSKTPPKSYSSTRRSGSITRRCSPSRSPRKRLSRSPYPGRHKKEKKKDKEREKIRDRDRRVERNHTRDGRERSTSKKKKNKDKERERERKSDSEKGDVRVTRDYDEEEQGYGSNKGEEEEERRSESDSASSPKDAEEAERDERRASKRSKLNGDDRHQEDMEMSD; the protein is encoded by the exons ATGAGCTTCACCACTCACGTCGTACAGGTGACCAACGTCTCCCCGAGCACGACGTCCGAGCAAATGAGGACGCTGTTCGGGTTCCTCGGAACCATAGAGGAGCTCAAGCTGTTTCCGCCTGA CGACTCTCCCTTGCCTGTGACTTCCCGTGTCTGTTTTGTAAAATTCAATGAGCCCGAGTCTGTCGGCGTGTCCCAGCACCTGACCAACACCGTCTTCGTGGACCGGGCCCTGATCGTGGTCCCCTTCGCTGAAG GAGTCATTCCTGATGAATCTAAGGCGATGTCGCTGCTGGCTCCAGCCAACGCCGTGGCAGGAATGATGCCAGGAGGAGGTCTGCTTCCCACGCCTAATCCTCTGATGACG ttGTCGAAATGGAAGGGAAATATATCG ATGGGGGCAAACCCATTTGGAGGGCTCGGGGGTCCCAGCATGGACCAGATGGCAGCTATGGGATTCACGGGGCCCAGCATGAACGCCCAG GCTTTTTCTGCAGATTTCCTCAAGTTTATGCAGTCTATTGACCCAAA ACTCAATCCACTGGCGGCTGGATTAAACCTGACCCCGGGTCTGAAGGTGGATTCATCCAACAAGGAGATCGAAGAGGCCATGAAGAGAGTCCGAGAGGCCCAGTCTCTGATTTCTGCTGCCATCGAACCTGGAA GTAAGAAAGATAAGCGCAAGCATTCCCGATCCCGTTCGAGGTCGCGCCGCAAGCGGTCCAGGTCTCGGTCGAAACACAG ACGTTCAAAGAGCAGGTCTAGGCGAACTTCTCATTCAAGGAGTAGGAGGAGGTCCAAGAGCCCGAAAAGGACGACGACTCACTCCCGGGACAGAATCCGTCGCAGCAGATCCAG ggacaggagaaaagaagaaaagtccAAGAAACGATCCAAGACGCCTCCCAAAAGCTACAGCAGTACCAGGAGGTCTGGCAGCATTACCCG CAGGTGCAGTCCTTCCCGGTCCCCGAGGAAAAGGCTCTCCAGGTCTCCGTACCCGGGGCG ccacaagaaagaaaagaagaaggacAAGGAGCGCGAGAAGATCCGCGACAGGGACAGGAGGGTGGAGCGGAACCACACCAGAGACGGACGAGAGCGTTCCACCagcaagaaaaagaagaacaaggACAAGGAACGAGAGCGGGAGCGCAAATCCGACAGCGAGAAAGGAGACGTGAGA gtcACACGGGACTACGACGAAGAGGAGCAAGGCTACGGCAGCAATaagggagaagaggaggaagagcggCGGAGCGAGTCGGATTCTGCGTCGTCTCCCAAAGATGCGGAGGAGGCGGAGAGAGACGAGCGGCGGGCCTCCAAAAGATCCAAGCTAAACGGAGACGACCGGCATCAGGAGGACATGGAGATGAGCGACTGA